A region from the Ammospiza nelsoni isolate bAmmNel1 chromosome 1, bAmmNel1.pri, whole genome shotgun sequence genome encodes:
- the BAMBI gene encoding BMP and activin membrane-bound inhibitor homolog, whose translation MDRHSSYIFIWLQLELCAMAVLLTKGEIRCYCDAAHCVATGYMCKSELSACFSRLLDPQNTHSPLTHGCLDSIASTADICQAKQAQNHSGTTTTSTLECCHEDMCNYRGLHDVLSPSRGDASGQGSRYQHDSSRNLITKVQELTSSKELWFRAAVIAVPIAGGLILVLLIMLALRMLRSENKRLQDQRQQMLSRLHYSFHGHHSKKGQVAKLDLECMVPVTGHENCCMTCDKMRHSDLSNDKILSLVHWGMYSGHGKLEFV comes from the exons ATGGATCGCCATTCCAGCTACATCTTCATCTGGCTGCAACTGGAGCTGTGCGCCATGGCCGTCCTGCTCACCAAAG gtGAAATCAGATGCTACTGTGATGCTGCACACTGTGTTGCAACTGGCTATatgtgcaaatctgagcttaGTGCCTGCTTCTCCAGACTGCTTGATCCTCAGAATACACATTCCCCACTTACTCATGGCTGCTTGGACTCTATTGCAAGCACTGCTGACATCTGCCAAGCCAAACAAGCACAAAACCACTCTGGCACCACCACCACGTCCACGTTGGAATGCTGCCATGAAGATATGTGCAATTACAGAGGACTGCATGATGTTTTGTCTCCTTCCAGGGGCGATGCTTCAG GACAAGGGAGCAGATATCAACACGACAGCAGCAGGAATCTCATCACCAAGGTGCAGGAATTGACTTCTTCAAAAGAGTTATGGTTCAGGGCAGCTGTAATTGCTGTTCCAATAGCTGGTGGGCTCATCTTGGTGCTCCTCATCATGCTGGCCTTGAGGATGCTCAGGAGTGAAAACAAGAGACTGCAAGATCAGCGACAGCAAATGCTCTCTCGTTTGCACTACAGTTTTCATGGACATCATTCGAAAAAAGGGCAGGTGGCAAAATTGGACTTGGAATGCATGGTGCCTGTGACTGGTCACGAGAACTGCTGCATGACCTGTGATAAAATGAGACATTCAGACCTCAGCAATGATAAAATTCTTTCACTAGTCCACTGGGGAATGTACAGCGGACATGGGAAGCTGGAATTTGTATGa